The Ignavibacteriales bacterium genome has a window encoding:
- a CDS encoding response regulator, with protein MAGQKIPTKKSQTPHEPTPRDDAKKIVSEILKRADLLIHKGELDHAQLEITKAKAVDPRNMYVLALEERISILKAEIVQPEEPPHNEKSIPPPVIEMIAKTEPQIPQMPVPQSAAPPMTPSQLSAVPANAPQEKQEDCMFDRSANLESYRQALNHAWFDGALTGYEEQQLNELRTVYGITKAEHERMEKSVKLECYKNALLLRQLGDDSMTSSNTEFSTELQCTFQISDAEHLYIQTQLMNTIQQKQRDKILVIDDDTRVLELFAASLEDSGFEVIALPTSDEAYALLRIYIPDLILCDINLETSTMGGFTFYEKVQGLKNVQSIPFIFLTGLTDEALVRTGKELGVDDYLMKPISEPTLVSALRGKLKRFRQLNKIMSAPLSATAAA; from the coding sequence ATGGCCGGCCAAAAAATACCCACGAAAAAATCACAGACGCCGCATGAACCAACACCACGCGATGATGCCAAGAAAATTGTAAGTGAAATCCTAAAACGAGCTGATCTCTTGATTCACAAGGGTGAGCTCGACCACGCACAATTAGAGATTACGAAAGCAAAAGCAGTAGATCCGCGCAACATGTATGTACTGGCATTGGAAGAACGCATCTCTATCCTCAAGGCAGAAATAGTTCAACCCGAAGAACCACCGCATAACGAAAAATCAATTCCGCCTCCTGTGATCGAAATGATTGCCAAAACAGAACCTCAAATTCCGCAAATGCCGGTTCCGCAGTCAGCGGCTCCCCCAATGACACCGTCACAACTATCCGCTGTCCCCGCAAATGCACCGCAGGAAAAACAGGAAGATTGCATGTTTGATCGATCTGCTAATTTGGAATCCTATCGGCAGGCTTTGAACCATGCATGGTTCGACGGGGCATTAACAGGATACGAAGAACAACAATTGAACGAATTACGGACGGTCTATGGCATTACGAAAGCTGAACATGAGCGCATGGAAAAGAGCGTGAAACTTGAATGCTATAAAAATGCATTGCTCCTTCGTCAGCTGGGTGACGACTCGATGACGTCGTCGAATACAGAGTTTAGTACCGAGCTGCAATGTACTTTCCAAATCTCCGACGCGGAACATCTTTATATTCAGACACAATTGATGAATACCATACAGCAGAAACAACGGGACAAGATTCTCGTTATCGACGACGATACGCGGGTATTAGAGTTGTTTGCAGCATCGTTGGAAGACAGCGGATTTGAGGTTATCGCCCTCCCTACATCTGATGAAGCGTATGCGCTTCTCCGTATATACATCCCAGATTTAATCTTGTGTGATATCAATTTAGAAACTTCTACGATGGGCGGATTTACGTTCTACGAAAAAGTACAGGGATTAAAAAACGTTCAAAGCATTCCGTTCATTTTCTTAACAGGACTTACAGATGAAGCTCTTGTTCGAACCGGTAAAGAACTCGGCGTGGATGATTATCTCATGAAACCGATTTCCGAACCAACGCTGGTTTCGGCGCTGCGTGGCAAATTGAAACGGTTTAGACAACTCAATAAAATAATGTCTGCTCCTCTGTCTGCGACAGCGGCAGCATGA
- a CDS encoding DoxX family protein: MDKLRIVQKFFKSIILIRFMVACVFLSEGIQKFLFSDSLGVGRFIKIGIPFPGIMAPFVGVVEIVCGALILLGLFTRLAALPLIIDMLVAISITKIPILLEKGFWAMAHEARTDWSMILGLLFLLIVGSGRWSLDNVRTRTDKNQNSQ; this comes from the coding sequence ATGGATAAATTAAGGATAGTTCAAAAATTTTTTAAATCAATCATACTCATCAGATTCATGGTTGCGTGTGTATTCCTTTCCGAAGGAATCCAAAAGTTTTTATTTTCAGACTCGCTTGGAGTAGGACGCTTCATCAAAATCGGAATACCATTCCCGGGAATTATGGCACCCTTTGTAGGTGTTGTGGAGATTGTATGCGGCGCACTCATACTTCTGGGTTTGTTCACACGGCTTGCTGCTCTTCCCCTCATCATCGATATGCTCGTTGCAATTTCGATAACGAAAATTCCCATCTTGCTCGAAAAAGGATTCTGGGCAATGGCGCATGAGGCCCGCACTGATTGGTCAATGATACTTGGCTTGCTCTTTCTGCTGATTGTTGGTTCAGGCCGATGGTCGCTGGATAATGTTCGTACTCGAACCGATAAAAATCAGAATTCACAATAG
- a CDS encoding T9SS type A sorting domain-containing protein — protein sequence MQTQLMTIFRKTASIVCAIVFLAAATTAHATTHVIQFGGSFGETYSPSSMNVSVGDTIEWEGSFSFHPLSSTSVPAGALSFHQASGTVFSYPVAIAGTYLYQCDFHASLGMTGLFNAATITGVDNNQNSLRPDVFRLNQNFPNPFNPTTMISFDLPFQTSVSIKVYNLIGQEVATILNENMDAGSYSKIWNAASIPSGVYLYRLQAGTFTETKKLVLLK from the coding sequence ATGCAAACACAATTAATGACAATATTCCGAAAAACGGCTTCGATTGTATGTGCCATCGTTTTTCTCGCAGCAGCAACTACTGCGCATGCCACCACACACGTCATCCAATTCGGGGGTTCGTTTGGTGAAACCTATTCACCAAGTTCAATGAATGTTTCCGTAGGTGACACGATAGAATGGGAAGGTAGTTTTAGTTTCCATCCGTTAAGTTCAACGAGCGTTCCCGCTGGCGCTCTGAGTTTCCATCAGGCATCTGGAACTGTATTTTCCTATCCTGTTGCAATTGCGGGCACGTATCTCTATCAATGCGATTTCCATGCAAGTTTGGGAATGACCGGATTATTCAATGCGGCCACAATCACCGGTGTTGATAATAATCAGAATTCTTTACGACCTGATGTTTTCAGACTCAACCAGAATTTTCCGAACCCATTTAACCCGACAACAATGATATCGTTTGATCTTCCTTTTCAAACCTCGGTTTCTATAAAGGTGTACAACCTGATAGGACAAGAAGTGGCAACGATCCTGAATGAAAATATGGATGCCGGCAGTTACTCAAAAATTTGGAATGCTGCATCGATACCGAGCGGAGTGTACTTGTATAGGTTACAGGCGGGTACATTTACAGAGACCAAGAAACTTGTTTTGCTTAAATAG
- a CDS encoding superoxide dismutase family protein, translating into MKNKIIPITLALFFISTQFLIAQKDHMMHEKSMVKRAIAVVTATKGNSVHGVVTFEAGEKGVRVVANLIGLKPGTHGFHIHEFGDISSEDGSSAGGHFNPTGMPHSMPMSANRHAGDMGNIKADEQGNVHLDYIDPVIKLNGPNSIIGHAVIIHEKEDDFKTQPTGNAGARIAYGVVGIAK; encoded by the coding sequence ATGAAAAACAAAATTATCCCAATCACCCTTGCATTATTCTTTATTAGCACACAATTCCTGATTGCTCAAAAAGATCATATGATGCATGAGAAATCGATGGTCAAGCGGGCAATTGCTGTGGTGACAGCTACAAAAGGAAATTCTGTACACGGCGTCGTGACATTTGAGGCAGGAGAAAAAGGAGTCCGCGTTGTTGCAAATCTTATCGGTTTAAAACCTGGAACGCATGGATTTCACATTCATGAATTCGGTGATATCAGTTCCGAAGATGGGAGTTCAGCAGGCGGGCATTTCAATCCGACAGGAATGCCTCACAGCATGCCGATGAGTGCAAACCGTCATGCAGGTGATATGGGAAATATTAAAGCAGATGAACAAGGGAACGTACATCTCGATTATATTGATCCGGTTATAAAACTTAACGGCCCGAATTCAATCATCGGACATGCCGTTATCATCCATGAAAAAGAGGATGATTTCAAAACGCAGCCAACCGGAAACGCAGGAGCGAGAATCGCATATGGTGTCGTTGGAATAGCGAAATGA
- a CDS encoding DUF1259 domain-containing protein, whose protein sequence is MKITLMQRYFRLCIFASCVALLFSVGRSQQMPDEYQNILVFLGRQGDYQDGVFKVNIPRNDLTVTVSAVAAPTPFGFGGWLAMTKGDSGNDVMMGDLVLLQDEVNPVMSALLDNDLEVTALHNHFFWEEPRIFFMHVHGHGRAIDIAKKVKPALALIGHIAGQTGTSTIKKNVGEIIEGKLNTDKLNHIIGHKGVRTGVTYKIVIGRDDIQVKEMGAVINARMGLNTWAAFIGTDEKAAIAGDIAMLEDEVTSVLKTLRKNGLDVVAIHHHMTGTNPMIIFLHYWGVGPADKLAIGFRAALDKLGKGTGGMTMHH, encoded by the coding sequence ATGAAGATTACTCTCATGCAGAGATATTTTCGATTATGCATATTCGCATCTTGTGTTGCACTTTTATTCTCCGTTGGTCGTTCCCAGCAAATGCCGGATGAGTACCAAAACATCCTCGTGTTTCTCGGTAGACAAGGAGATTATCAGGATGGTGTGTTTAAAGTAAACATCCCACGAAATGATCTGACCGTAACAGTAAGCGCTGTCGCGGCTCCCACACCATTTGGTTTTGGCGGGTGGTTAGCGATGACCAAAGGAGACAGCGGGAATGATGTGATGATGGGTGATCTGGTTCTTTTACAGGACGAAGTAAACCCTGTGATGTCTGCGCTTCTGGATAACGATCTCGAAGTCACAGCACTCCACAATCATTTCTTCTGGGAGGAGCCGCGAATATTCTTCATGCACGTTCACGGTCACGGAAGGGCAATAGATATTGCAAAGAAAGTCAAACCTGCATTGGCTCTCATCGGACATATAGCAGGTCAAACAGGTACATCGACGATAAAGAAAAACGTTGGTGAAATCATTGAAGGAAAATTGAACACAGACAAATTGAATCATATCATCGGCCATAAAGGAGTTCGAACAGGAGTGACGTACAAGATTGTCATTGGACGCGATGATATTCAAGTAAAAGAAATGGGCGCTGTTATCAATGCACGGATGGGTTTGAACACCTGGGCTGCGTTTATCGGTACAGATGAAAAAGCTGCAATCGCAGGAGACATTGCCATGCTTGAAGACGAAGTGACTTCTGTATTAAAAACTCTACGCAAAAACGGTTTAGATGTTGTTGCGATTCATCACCATATGACTGGAACCAATCCCATGATTATCTTTCTCCATTATTGGGGAGTTGGGCCTGCCGATAAGTTGGCAATCGGCTTTCGGGCTGCTCTTGATAAACTCGGCAAAGGAACTGGCGGCATGACAATGCATCATTAA